The proteins below are encoded in one region of Methanobacteriaceae archaeon:
- a CDS encoding molybdenum cofactor guanylyltransferase: protein MHSCIILCGGRSQRMGTDKGLISLDSKPLIIHIMQTLERLADEIILVFRDEKQLSLYEKHINHFKKHLKEDGLLIKMITDQEMDKGPLMGLFTGLTHVESYGALVLPCDSPFISSDFVKMIFKCVEDDKTNEYSAIVPQWPDGSVEPLHAYYHKKCLPLIKNRLKEGFNDVKSLYKVVKVNYVDVNLLDPEKTSFRNLNRPEDLNSS from the coding sequence ATGCATTCATGTATAATCCTTTGTGGTGGTAGAAGCCAACGCATGGGTACAGATAAAGGATTAATAAGCTTGGATTCTAAACCCTTGATAATCCACATTATGCAAACCCTTGAAAGACTTGCTGATGAAATAATTCTGGTATTTAGAGATGAAAAACAGCTCAGCTTATATGAAAAACATATTAATCACTTCAAAAAACACTTAAAAGAAGATGGTCTCCTTATAAAAATGATAACGGACCAAGAAATGGATAAAGGTCCGCTGATGGGCTTATTTACTGGTTTAACTCATGTTGAAAGTTATGGTGCTCTGGTATTACCCTGCGATTCTCCTTTTATATCTTCAGATTTCGTAAAAATGATTTTTAAATGTGTTGAAGATGATAAGACCAATGAATATTCTGCAATAGTTCCTCAGTGGCCTGATGGTTCTGTTGAACCATTACATGCCTATTATCATAAAAAATGCCTTCCTTTGATAAAAAACAGATTAAAAGAAGGTTTTAATGACGTTAAATCTCTTTACAAAGTTGTTAAAGTAAATTATGTTGATGTAAACCTTCTAGATCCTGAAAAAACCAGTTTCAGAAATTTGAATCGTCCAGAAGACTTAAATTCATCTTGA
- the guaB gene encoding IMP dehydrogenase yields MFSDKLNKAPKGYTFDDFLLVPSESNIEPKDVNTRSRVSRNYYLNIPIVSSAMDTVTEAEMAIALAQEGGLGVIHRNMTIKEQLDEVKKVKSSEDLTIRDVITTSPESSIKEANTIMDLEDVSGLPVVEDGKVIGIISRRDIKPIINSDAQKKVREFMTEEVVTISESTSPEEALDIAYDNKVERLPVVKNDRIVGIVTIRDILERKKHPNAVRDKEGRFLVAAATGPFDMERAIALDKAGADIIAVDVAHAHKPSIIKSAKKMKDEIRADLLVGNIATGEAAEAIITGADVDGLKVGIGPGSICTTRIIAGVGVPQLTAISSVADVAHEHGVPLIADGGLRYSGDVAKAIAIGADSVMLGSLLAGTSESPGEVVIMNGRKFKQYRGMGSLGAMTGGSGAGTDRYFQEVKGPMKHAKLVPEGVEGVVPFKGPANEVIFQLMGGLKASMGYCGAINIEEMWEKSRFVRITSSGMTESHPHDLMITNESPNYPTTRLM; encoded by the coding sequence ATGTTTTCAGATAAATTAAATAAAGCCCCTAAAGGATACACATTTGACGATTTTTTACTGGTGCCATCTGAATCTAATATAGAACCTAAAGACGTGAACACCAGGAGCAGGGTTTCCAGAAATTACTATTTAAACATCCCTATTGTGAGTTCTGCTATGGACACTGTTACAGAAGCAGAAATGGCCATTGCATTAGCTCAGGAGGGAGGTTTAGGAGTTATTCATCGTAACATGACCATTAAAGAGCAGTTAGATGAGGTTAAAAAAGTCAAAAGTTCTGAGGATCTCACCATTAGAGATGTTATAACCACATCCCCAGAAAGTTCCATCAAAGAAGCCAACACCATCATGGATTTGGAAGATGTTAGTGGTCTACCCGTAGTTGAAGATGGGAAGGTCATTGGTATAATCAGCCGGAGGGATATTAAACCCATTATAAACTCTGATGCCCAGAAAAAGGTGCGTGAGTTTATGACTGAAGAAGTGGTGACCATCAGTGAATCTACATCTCCAGAAGAAGCCTTGGATATTGCATATGATAACAAGGTGGAAAGACTGCCTGTAGTTAAAAACGATCGTATCGTTGGTATTGTAACCATTAGAGACATCCTAGAGCGCAAAAAACATCCCAATGCTGTTCGTGATAAGGAGGGGAGGTTCCTGGTTGCTGCGGCTACTGGCCCCTTTGACATGGAACGAGCCATTGCACTGGACAAAGCAGGGGCTGATATTATAGCTGTGGATGTGGCTCATGCACACAAACCAAGCATTATTAAATCTGCTAAGAAAATGAAAGATGAAATAAGGGCTGATCTCCTGGTAGGAAATATTGCAACTGGTGAAGCAGCCGAAGCAATCATAACTGGTGCTGATGTAGATGGTTTGAAAGTAGGTATCGGTCCGGGTTCAATCTGCACCACCAGAATCATAGCTGGAGTGGGAGTTCCTCAGTTAACTGCCATATCATCAGTGGCTGATGTTGCTCATGAGCATGGTGTTCCGTTGATTGCTGACGGGGGTTTAAGATATTCAGGAGATGTTGCTAAAGCCATTGCCATTGGAGCGGACTCAGTTATGTTGGGAAGTCTCCTGGCTGGGACTTCTGAATCTCCTGGAGAAGTGGTTATAATGAACGGCCGTAAATTCAAACAGTACCGTGGAATGGGTTCCCTGGGTGCCATGACTGGAGGTTCTGGAGCAGGAACTGACCGTTATTTCCAGGAAGTAAAAGGTCCCATGAAACATGCTAAACTGGTGCCAGAAGGTGTGGAAGGGGTCGTACCATTTAAAGGACCGGCCAATGAAGTGATATTCCAGCTTATGGGTGGTCTTAAAGCTTCAATGGGTTACTGCGGAGCCATTAACATAGAAGAAATGTGGGAAAAATCCCGCTTCGTAAGAATTACATCCAGTGGTATGACAGAAAGCCATCCCCACGACCTTATGATTACCAATGAAAGCCCTAACTATCCCACAACCAGGCTCATGTAA